One genomic segment of Photobacterium sp. DA100 includes these proteins:
- a CDS encoding PHP domain-containing protein gives MIEFDQLSEFFSDFYDIKARGQFIYFDFHLHTTASPRIMTPPSVLAFLTETNHLISVTDHNDIRGAATACDKGLNNVPGMELVCEDGFELLVYFRTMEQLEAFYSGEVEKNKHCYRARRTTRDIGYYLDLLAERECYLSIPHINGLAQKNYLKYLPYMKNVLKRVNAIETYNHALPRNRNINAQIVRRAYQLEATFGSSALIARELMSFYRYLDQEERRHPRMLESLYRQSLVSPLAQSWTGQ, from the coding sequence ATGATTGAGTTTGATCAGCTATCTGAGTTTTTCTCTGACTTCTATGACATTAAGGCCAGGGGGCAATTCATCTATTTTGATTTCCATTTGCACACCACAGCCTCACCGCGGATCATGACTCCGCCTTCTGTGCTGGCCTTTTTGACAGAGACCAACCATTTGATTTCGGTAACGGATCACAACGATATCCGGGGTGCGGCCACGGCTTGCGATAAAGGGCTGAATAATGTTCCGGGGATGGAGCTGGTTTGCGAGGATGGCTTCGAGCTTCTGGTCTATTTCAGAACCATGGAGCAGCTGGAGGCTTTCTATAGCGGGGAAGTCGAAAAGAACAAGCACTGTTACCGGGCAAGGAGGACGACCAGGGACATTGGCTATTACCTCGATCTGTTGGCAGAAAGGGAGTGCTACCTCTCGATACCCCATATCAACGGCCTTGCGCAGAAGAACTACCTAAAATATTTGCCCTACATGAAGAATGTGCTCAAAAGGGTCAATGCCATTGAAACCTATAACCATGCGCTTCCGAGGAACCGAAATATCAATGCGCAGATCGTGAGGCGAGCCTATCAGCTGGAGGCAACCTTCGGCAGTAGCGCACTTATCGCCCGCGAGCTAATGTCCTTCTACCGCTACCTCGACCAAGAGGAAAGGCGACACCCTCGAATGCTGGAGAGCCTCTACAGGCAGTCGTTGGTATCACCGCTTGCCCAGTCGTGGACTGGGCAATGA
- the dsbB gene encoding disulfide bond formation protein DsbB, with the protein MYFLNTFSKSRLSWAILLAFIIFFEACALFFQHAMKLDPCVMCIYERVAMMGIGFAAILGMIAPKNNIIRWAGLAGWAYSSYQGLALAQEHVGYQFPEFPWSATCALDVNFPAWAPLNQWVPWMFEASGDCGKIVWQFLGLSMPQWLEIIFAANLVAVAIIVVAQFLGTKKH; encoded by the coding sequence ATGTATTTTTTAAATACTTTTTCGAAGAGCCGCCTTTCGTGGGCGATCTTGCTGGCTTTTATCATCTTTTTTGAAGCCTGTGCCCTATTCTTCCAGCATGCCATGAAACTTGATCCATGTGTCATGTGCATCTACGAGCGCGTTGCCATGATGGGGATCGGTTTTGCCGCTATCCTGGGCATGATTGCACCGAAAAACAACATCATTCGCTGGGCAGGACTCGCCGGCTGGGCTTACAGCTCCTACCAAGGGCTGGCCCTAGCTCAAGAGCATGTCGGCTACCAATTCCCTGAGTTTCCATGGTCAGCAACCTGTGCGCTGGATGTCAACTTCCCGGCCTGGGCTCCGCTCAACCAATGGGTACCTTGGATGTTCGAAGCCTCGGGGGATTGCGGAAAGATTGTATGGCAGTTCCTGGGGCTTTCAATGCCGCAGTGGCTGGAAATCATCTTTGCGGCCAACTTAGTGGCCGTCGCGATTATCGTTGTTGCCCAGTTCCTGGGAACCAAGAAACACTAA
- the nhaB gene encoding Na(+)/H(+) antiporter NhaB, whose protein sequence is MAISLGNAFIKNFLGKAPDWYKVAIIAFLIINPIVFFLIDPFVAGWLLVIEFIFTLAMALKCYPLQPGGLLAIEAVAIGMTSPEMVKHELVANIEVLLLLIFMVAGIYFMKQLLLYIFTKILIGIHSKTLLSLSFCVMAAFLSAFLDALTVIAVVISVTIGFYSIYHKVASGQEPHASHDHTSDKHILEVSRDDLENYRAFLRSLLMHAGIGTALGGVMTMVGEPQNLIIADQAGWLFGEFIIRMLPVTLPVFLCGIVTCVLVEKFQICGYGARLPENVRRILVEFDNEERKSRTNLDYAKLVVQVVIAIWLIVGLAMHLAAVGLIGLTVIILATSFTGITDEHALGKAFEEALPFTALLAVFFSIVAVIIDQHLFAPIIEMVLSLEGSMQMTMFYIANGLLSMVSDNVFVGTVYINEVKAALLSGIITREQFDMLAVAINTGTNLPSVATPNGQAAFLFALTSALAPLIRLSYGRMVYMALPYTLVLSLVGLACIEFTLVPMTQWFYDLGWITQGAVEAASQIAPAVGH, encoded by the coding sequence ATGGCAATTTCGCTAGGGAACGCCTTTATAAAAAACTTCCTCGGTAAAGCACCCGACTGGTACAAGGTCGCTATCATTGCTTTCCTGATCATCAACCCCATTGTTTTCTTTCTGATTGACCCCTTCGTTGCAGGTTGGTTGCTCGTTATCGAGTTTATCTTTACCTTGGCAATGGCGTTGAAGTGCTACCCGTTGCAGCCCGGTGGCTTGCTAGCCATTGAAGCGGTCGCAATCGGGATGACCAGCCCGGAAATGGTCAAGCACGAACTGGTTGCCAATATCGAAGTGCTCTTGCTCTTGATCTTCATGGTTGCGGGTATCTACTTCATGAAGCAGTTGCTGCTTTATATCTTCACCAAGATATTGATCGGCATTCACTCCAAGACCCTGCTCTCGCTGTCATTCTGTGTCATGGCCGCTTTCCTGTCAGCCTTCCTTGATGCCCTGACCGTCATCGCCGTTGTCATCAGTGTGACCATTGGTTTCTACAGCATTTACCACAAGGTGGCTTCTGGCCAAGAACCGCACGCGTCGCACGACCACACCTCGGATAAGCATATCCTTGAAGTCAGCCGCGATGACTTGGAAAACTACCGAGCCTTCTTGCGCAGCCTGCTGATGCACGCCGGTATCGGTACCGCACTGGGTGGGGTGATGACCATGGTCGGTGAGCCGCAGAACCTGATCATCGCCGATCAGGCGGGCTGGCTCTTCGGTGAATTTATCATCCGCATGCTGCCAGTGACTTTGCCGGTCTTCCTGTGCGGTATCGTCACTTGTGTCTTGGTCGAGAAATTCCAGATTTGCGGTTACGGTGCCCGTCTGCCTGAAAACGTCCGCCGGATCTTGGTCGAGTTCGACAATGAAGAGCGCAAGAGCCGCACCAACCTCGACTATGCCAAACTGGTCGTTCAGGTTGTGATTGCGATTTGGCTTATCGTTGGCTTGGCGATGCACCTTGCGGCAGTAGGCCTGATCGGCCTGACCGTCATCATCCTCGCGACCTCCTTCACCGGTATTACCGACGAGCACGCGCTCGGCAAGGCCTTCGAAGAAGCCCTGCCATTTACCGCCCTATTGGCCGTGTTCTTCTCCATTGTCGCGGTGATCATCGACCAGCACCTGTTTGCGCCTATCATCGAGATGGTGCTGAGCCTTGAAGGTAGCATGCAGATGACCATGTTCTACATTGCCAACGGTCTGCTTTCAATGGTGTCCGACAATGTGTTCGTCGGCACGGTATACATCAATGAAGTTAAGGCGGCATTGCTAAGCGGGATCATCACCCGCGAACAGTTCGATATGCTGGCCGTGGCAATCAATACCGGTACCAACCTACCGTCTGTCGCGACACCAAATGGCCAGGCGGCATTCCTGTTTGCCTTGACGTCGGCACTGGCGCCGCTGATCCGCCTGTCCTACGGTCGCATGGTCTACATGGCGCTGCCATACACCCTCGTGCTGTCACTGGTTGGCTTGGCCTGTATCGAGTTCACGCTGGTACCGATGACCCAGTGGTTCTATGACCTCGGCTGGATCACGCAGGGCGCCGTGGAGGCTGCTTCACAAATTGCGCCAGCGGTTGGCCATTAA
- the fadR gene encoding fatty acid metabolism transcriptional regulator FadR: protein MVIKADSPATFAEKYIIESIWNNHFPQGSILPAERELSELIGVTRTTLREVLQRLARDGWLTIQHGKPTRVNNYMDTSGLSILDTLITLDGQDVQGVLEDLLSARTDISSVYMRYAIKGNPEESSALIKHVIEECEALLKADSFADYIEQSEDKADLMQEVKKIVDKYGKDDPELCEAICRARAFNYFDYRMFQGMASKSGNTLYVLTINGLRKIYTRVGGYYFMSKEACELALEFYRDMKSYCDNNQPELVADRIRKYGRESGAIWYANRIEIARYLFEEEQ, encoded by the coding sequence ATGGTTATAAAGGCTGATAGCCCAGCAACATTTGCTGAGAAATACATTATTGAGAGTATCTGGAATAATCACTTCCCCCAGGGCTCAATCCTTCCCGCAGAACGAGAGTTGTCAGAACTCATTGGTGTGACACGGACAACCCTTCGTGAGGTATTGCAGCGTCTGGCCCGTGATGGCTGGCTGACAATTCAGCATGGCAAGCCAACCCGGGTCAACAACTACATGGACACCTCGGGGCTAAGTATTCTCGATACCCTAATCACACTTGATGGCCAAGATGTTCAGGGCGTACTGGAAGACTTGCTTTCGGCACGTACCGATATCAGCAGTGTATACATGCGCTATGCCATCAAGGGGAATCCTGAAGAGTCTTCTGCCTTGATCAAGCACGTGATTGAGGAATGTGAAGCCCTGTTGAAGGCCGATAGTTTTGCCGACTACATTGAGCAAAGCGAAGACAAAGCGGACTTGATGCAGGAAGTGAAAAAGATCGTTGATAAATACGGTAAAGATGATCCTGAACTGTGTGAGGCCATTTGCCGTGCCCGCGCGTTTAACTACTTTGACTACCGTATGTTCCAGGGCATGGCCTCGAAGTCGGGCAATACCCTGTATGTGCTAACAATTAACGGTCTACGCAAAATCTATACCCGTGTTGGCGGTTATTACTTCATGTCCAAAGAAGCGTGTGAGCTTGCTCTTGAGTTCTACCGTGACATGAAGTCCTACTGTGACAACAACCAGCCAGAGCTGGTCGCTGATCGTATCCGCAAATACGGTCGCGAGAGTGGGGCGATTTGGTATGCTAACCGTATTGAAATTGCCCGTTACTTGTTCGAAGAAGAACAGTAA
- a CDS encoding SpoVR family protein codes for METAANSKTLSDGPDWTFDLLDRYHKEIKRVAEHYRLDAYPNQIEIITAEQMMDAYSSIGMPINYHHWSFGKRFIETERGYKHGQMGLAYEIVINSDPCIAYLMEENTITMQALVMAHACYGHNSFFKGNYLFKTWTDASSIIDYLLFARKYITECEEKYGVDEVEKLLDSCHALMNYGVDRYKRPQKISMVEEKARQKAREDYLQTQVNSLWRTIPVQQEEVVEAQEIRFPAEPQENILYFIEKHAPLLEPWQREVVRIVRKISQYFYPQKQTQVMNEGWATFWHYTILNHLYDEGLVTDRFIIEFLHSHTNVVAQPDYNSPYYSGINPYALGFAMFQDIRRICENPTEEDKYWFPDIAGKDWLDTLHFAMENFKDESFISQFLSPKVIRDFKLFAVNDDDRHNYVEVSAIHNEEGYRAIREKLSSQYNLSNNEPNIQVWNVALKGDRSLTLRYVPHNRIPLANSHQEVLKHLHRLWGFDVTLEEELPDGRTHILGTCPNHAQYNAEI; via the coding sequence ATGGAGACAGCCGCCAATTCTAAGACACTCAGTGACGGTCCAGATTGGACATTCGATTTGTTGGATAGATACCACAAGGAAATCAAGCGGGTAGCAGAACACTACCGGCTTGATGCCTACCCCAACCAAATCGAGATCATCACTGCCGAACAGATGATGGATGCTTATTCCAGTATTGGTATGCCGATCAACTACCACCACTGGTCATTTGGTAAGCGTTTCATCGAAACCGAGCGGGGCTACAAGCACGGCCAGATGGGCCTCGCCTACGAAATTGTTATCAACTCCGATCCCTGTATTGCCTATCTGATGGAAGAGAACACCATTACCATGCAGGCCTTGGTTATGGCCCATGCCTGCTATGGCCATAACTCGTTCTTCAAAGGCAATTACTTGTTCAAGACCTGGACGGATGCCAGTTCAATCATCGACTACTTACTGTTTGCCCGTAAATATATTACCGAGTGTGAGGAAAAATACGGGGTAGACGAGGTCGAGAAGCTACTGGACTCTTGCCATGCCTTGATGAACTACGGCGTTGACCGCTATAAACGACCGCAGAAGATCTCTATGGTCGAGGAAAAGGCACGCCAGAAAGCCCGGGAAGACTACCTGCAGACACAGGTTAACTCCTTGTGGCGAACAATTCCGGTCCAGCAGGAAGAGGTGGTCGAGGCCCAAGAAATACGATTCCCGGCCGAGCCGCAGGAAAATATTCTCTACTTTATTGAAAAACATGCGCCCCTGCTGGAGCCATGGCAACGCGAAGTGGTCAGGATTGTTCGCAAGATCAGCCAGTACTTCTACCCTCAGAAACAGACCCAGGTCATGAATGAAGGGTGGGCAACCTTCTGGCACTACACCATCCTCAACCACTTGTATGACGAAGGTCTGGTCACCGATCGGTTCATTATCGAGTTCTTGCACAGCCATACCAATGTGGTGGCCCAGCCGGACTACAATAGCCCTTACTATAGCGGGATCAACCCTTATGCACTGGGCTTTGCCATGTTCCAGGACATCCGCCGGATCTGTGAGAATCCGACCGAGGAAGACAAATACTGGTTCCCGGACATCGCCGGTAAAGACTGGTTGGACACGCTCCACTTTGCGATGGAGAACTTCAAGGACGAAAGCTTTATTAGCCAGTTCTTGTCACCGAAGGTGATTCGTGACTTCAAACTGTTCGCGGTAAACGATGACGACCGCCACAACTATGTCGAAGTCAGTGCAATTCACAATGAGGAAGGATATCGGGCTATCAGGGAGAAACTGTCATCCCAGTACAACCTCAGCAACAATGAACCGAATATCCAAGTCTGGAATGTCGCACTGAAAGGCGACCGTTCACTAACCTTGCGCTATGTCCCACACAACCGCATCCCGTTAGCGAACAGCCATCAGGAGGTATTGAAACATCTGCACCGCTTGTGGGGCTTTGACGTGACCTTGGAGGAGGAGCTACCTGACGGACGGACCCATATCTTGGGTACCTGCCCTAACCATGCCCAGTACAATGCGGAGATCTGA
- a CDS encoding YeaH/YhbH family protein, whose amino-acid sequence MAHFIDRRLNGKNKSTVNRQRFLRRHKQQIKESIADAVNKRSITDVESGEDITIPNRDIREPSFHQGRGGQREVVHPGNDQFSPGDRIERPQGGGGQGGAGEGQASPDGEGQDEFVFQISKDEYLDLLFEDLELPNLEKNQLNKIVEWKTFRSGYKSSGVPANIAIVKSLQNSLARRTAMTAAKRRQLRELEKTLDLLMNTEPAQPFEEERIKEEIQGLRQKISSVPFIDTFDLRYKNYERRPQPSSQAVMFCLMDVSGSMDQATKDMAKRFYILLYLFLNRTYKNVDVVFIRHHTQAKEVDEHEFFYSQETGGTIVSSALRLMNEIVKKRYSPAEWNIYAAQASDGDNWADDSPGCRELLDKEILPVTRYYSYIEITRRAHQTLWREYEALQASHSNFAMQNIRSVEDIFPVFRELFKKQVS is encoded by the coding sequence ATGGCGCATTTTATAGACCGCAGGCTCAACGGTAAAAACAAAAGCACGGTAAACCGTCAGCGTTTCCTGCGCCGTCACAAGCAGCAGATCAAAGAATCGATTGCTGATGCGGTGAACAAACGCTCGATTACCGATGTGGAAAGCGGTGAAGATATTACTATTCCAAACCGTGACATCCGCGAGCCAAGCTTTCACCAAGGCCGGGGCGGACAACGTGAAGTTGTCCACCCGGGCAATGACCAGTTCAGCCCCGGAGACCGAATTGAACGCCCCCAAGGAGGGGGCGGACAAGGCGGTGCTGGAGAGGGACAGGCCAGCCCCGATGGTGAGGGCCAGGATGAATTCGTATTCCAAATCTCCAAAGATGAATACCTCGACTTACTCTTTGAGGATTTGGAACTGCCAAACCTCGAAAAAAACCAGCTCAACAAAATCGTTGAGTGGAAAACGTTCCGTTCGGGCTACAAGTCGTCCGGCGTGCCGGCCAACATAGCCATTGTAAAATCGCTCCAGAATTCGCTGGCGCGGCGTACCGCAATGACGGCAGCCAAACGCCGCCAGCTGCGTGAGCTAGAAAAGACACTGGATTTGCTGATGAACACCGAACCCGCCCAGCCTTTCGAGGAGGAGCGGATTAAAGAGGAAATCCAGGGATTACGCCAGAAAATCAGTAGTGTGCCGTTCATTGATACCTTTGACTTGCGCTACAAGAACTACGAGCGCCGGCCTCAACCGAGCAGCCAGGCGGTGATGTTCTGCTTAATGGATGTCTCGGGATCGATGGATCAGGCCACCAAGGATATGGCCAAACGCTTCTACATCTTGCTGTACCTGTTCCTCAACCGGACCTACAAGAATGTCGACGTCGTGTTTATCCGCCACCATACCCAGGCCAAGGAAGTGGATGAACATGAGTTCTTCTACTCCCAAGAAACCGGGGGCACCATAGTGTCCAGTGCATTGCGCTTGATGAACGAGATTGTAAAGAAACGCTACTCGCCTGCCGAATGGAATATCTACGCGGCACAGGCATCGGATGGGGATAACTGGGCCGATGATTCACCAGGCTGCCGTGAGCTCTTGGACAAAGAGATCTTGCCCGTAACCCGTTACTACTCGTATATCGAAATCACACGCCGTGCACACCAAACACTATGGCGGGAATATGAGGCGCTACAAGCCAGCCACAGTAACTTTGCGATGCAGAATATCAGGAGTGTGGAAGACATTTTCCCTGTATTCCGGGAGCTATTTAAAAAGCAAGTCAGTTAA
- a CDS encoding PrkA family serine protein kinase: MSIFDHYRQRYEESKDEELSLQEFLEICRNDRSAYVNAAERLLMAIGEPEMIDTAQDPRLSRLFSNRVISRYKTFEDFYGMEDAIEQIVSYLKHAAQGLEERKQILYLLGPVGGGKSSLAEKLKSLMQKVPVYVLTANGERSPVNDHPFCLFDKVEDGDILKKEYGIPERYLNTIMSPWAAKRLHEFGGDITKFKVVKVRPSILDQVGIAKTEPGDENNQDISSLVGKVDIRQLEHFAQDDPDAYSYSGALCKANQGLMEFVEMFKAPLKVLHPLLTATQEGNYNGTEGLSALPFDGIILAHSNESEWQSFRNNKNNEAFLDRVFIVKVPYCLRVSEEIKIYEKLLQSSELSAAPCSPSTLEILARFSVLSRLKEPENSSLYSKMRVYDGETLKDTDPKAKSYQEYRDYAGVDEGMAGLSTRFAFKILSRVFNFDHSEVAANPVHLFYVLEQQIEREQFPQELAEKYLEHLKGYLTPKYVEFIGKEIQTAYLESYSEYGQNIFDRYVSYADFWIQDQEYRDPETGQLFDRAALNNELEKIEKPAGISNPKDFRNEIVNFVLRARASNAGKNPNWTSYEKLRTVIEKKMFSNTEELLPVISFNAKTSTEEQKKHDDFVARMMEKGYTRKQVRLLSEWYLRVRKSS; this comes from the coding sequence ATGAGTATTTTTGACCACTATCGTCAACGCTATGAAGAATCCAAGGATGAAGAGCTTTCATTGCAAGAGTTCCTTGAGATTTGCCGTAACGATCGCAGCGCTTACGTCAACGCAGCAGAACGTTTGCTGATGGCCATCGGCGAACCCGAAATGATTGATACCGCTCAAGACCCACGCTTGAGCCGCCTTTTCTCCAACCGCGTGATTTCCCGCTATAAAACCTTTGAAGATTTTTATGGTATGGAAGATGCGATTGAGCAAATCGTTTCCTACCTCAAACACGCCGCACAGGGTCTGGAAGAGCGTAAGCAAATCCTCTATTTACTTGGTCCTGTAGGTGGTGGTAAGTCATCGTTGGCTGAAAAACTGAAAAGCCTCATGCAGAAGGTGCCAGTATATGTGCTAACAGCCAACGGCGAGCGCAGCCCAGTCAATGACCACCCATTCTGCTTGTTCGATAAAGTTGAAGACGGCGATATCCTCAAGAAGGAATACGGTATCCCCGAACGCTACCTCAACACCATTATGTCGCCTTGGGCCGCCAAACGCCTGCACGAATTCGGTGGTGATATCACCAAATTCAAAGTCGTGAAGGTTCGCCCTTCTATTCTCGACCAAGTCGGTATTGCCAAGACCGAGCCGGGTGATGAAAACAACCAAGATATCTCGTCACTGGTAGGTAAAGTAGATATCCGCCAACTTGAGCACTTCGCCCAGGACGATCCGGATGCCTATAGCTACTCAGGTGCTCTCTGTAAGGCCAACCAAGGCCTGATGGAATTCGTCGAGATGTTCAAGGCACCGCTGAAAGTACTCCACCCGCTGTTGACTGCCACGCAGGAAGGCAACTACAACGGTACCGAGGGGCTATCAGCACTGCCATTTGACGGTATTATTCTGGCCCACTCCAATGAGTCGGAGTGGCAGTCATTCCGTAACAACAAGAACAATGAAGCCTTCCTTGACCGTGTCTTCATTGTCAAAGTGCCGTACTGTCTGCGCGTTTCCGAAGAGATCAAAATCTACGAGAAACTGTTGCAGAGCTCTGAGCTGTCGGCGGCACCATGCTCACCTTCTACCTTGGAAATTCTTGCCCGCTTCTCGGTGCTTTCTCGCCTGAAAGAGCCTGAGAACTCGAGCTTGTACTCGAAGATGCGGGTCTATGACGGTGAAACACTCAAAGATACCGATCCGAAGGCCAAGTCTTATCAGGAATACCGTGATTATGCCGGTGTCGATGAAGGTATGGCTGGTCTGTCTACCCGTTTCGCGTTCAAGATCCTATCTCGCGTGTTCAACTTCGACCACTCCGAAGTGGCAGCTAACCCAGTCCACCTGTTCTATGTACTAGAACAGCAGATTGAGCGTGAGCAGTTCCCACAAGAGTTGGCCGAGAAATATCTTGAGCACCTCAAGGGTTACCTAACACCTAAGTACGTCGAATTTATCGGTAAAGAAATCCAGACCGCTTACCTCGAGTCCTACTCTGAGTATGGCCAGAATATCTTTGACCGCTACGTCAGCTATGCCGACTTCTGGATCCAAGACCAGGAATACCGTGACCCAGAGACAGGCCAGCTATTCGACCGCGCCGCACTTAACAATGAGTTGGAGAAAATCGAGAAACCGGCCGGGATCAGTAATCCGAAAGATTTCCGTAACGAGATCGTCAACTTCGTGCTTCGTGCCCGAGCCAGCAACGCCGGTAAGAACCCGAACTGGACCAGCTATGAAAAACTTCGTACGGTCATCGAGAAGAAAATGTTCTCGAATACCGAAGAGCTGCTGCCAGTTATTTCATTCAACGCCAAAACATCAACGGAAGAACAGAAGAAACATGACGACTTCGTTGCCCGTATGATGGAAAAAGGCTATACCCGCAAACAGGTCCGCCTGCTGTCTGAGTGGTACCTGCGTGTGCGTAAGTCTTCGTAA